One Spinacia oleracea cultivar Varoflay chromosome 4, BTI_SOV_V1, whole genome shotgun sequence DNA segment encodes these proteins:
- the LOC110784266 gene encoding uncharacterized protein isoform X1, translating to MAAATAWSLLSPPLNLQFPSTRSIHHWSSSRRTANAKIFAKSSDDDDNTPSFNPFGFVTDNPSSKSAIQLPDSPAEDGNVGQMLYRTEDKGKEYGRYIKSGDLIWFVRETGSPDSRRGTIVFLHGAPTQSYSYRVVMSQMSDSGFHCLAPDWIGFGFSDKPYPKYGFDYTEKEFHDELDKLLEVLGVKSPFLLVVQGFLVGSYGLTWALKNPSRISKLVILNSPLTPSSSVPGLFQQLRFPLLGEFTSQNAIIAERFIEAGSPYVLKLDKADVYRLPYLSSSGPGFALLEAARRMNFREVATQIATGFASGSWDKPILLAWGISDKYLPQSIAEEFKQGNPSVVKLKLIEGAGHMPQEDWPEKVVEALRVFL from the exons ATGGCTGCTGCTACTGCTTGGTCTCTCCTTTCACCTCCACTCAACCTTCAATTCCCTTCTACTAGAAGCATCCACCATTGGAGCTCATCGAGAAGAACAGCTAACGCAAAAATCTTCGCCAAAAGTAGCGACGACGACGATAATACGCCGTCGTTTAATCCGTTTGGCTTCGTCACCGATAATCCGTCCAGCAAAAGCGCCATTCAACTCCCTGATAGTCCCGCCGAGGACGGAAATGTCGGCCAAATGCTTTAT AGAACAGAAGACAAGGGAAAGGAATATGGGCGGTATATTAAATCTGGTGATTTAATATGGTTTGTTAGAGAAACAG GTTCACCTGATAGTAGACGTGGAACCATTGTCTTCCTTCATGGGGCTCCAACACAATCCTATAGCTATCGAGTTGTTATGTCACAG ATGTCTGATTCTGGATTTCACTGCTTGGCACCCGACTGGATAGGCTTTGGTTTCAGTGATAAGCCATATCCAAAATACGGCTTTGACTATACAG AAAAGGAGTTCCATGACGAGTTAGATAAATTACTTGAAGTGCTGGGAGTGAAATCTCCTTTTCTTCTGGTAGTACAG GGCTTTTTAGTAGGTTCCTATGGATTGACCTGGGCATTGAAAAATCCCAGCAGGATATCTAAACTCGTGATACTGAACAGTCCACTTACACCTTCATCTTCAGTCCCTGGATTGTTTCAACAACTAAG ATTTCCTCTTCTCGGTGAATTCACTAGCCAGAACGCTATTATTGCTGAACGATTTATCGAAGCAGGTAGCCC TTATGTTCTGAAGCTGGACAAGGCTGATGTATACCGGCTACCGTATCTGTCAAGCAGTGGTCCAGGATTTG CCTTGCTTGAAGCTGCAAGAAGAATGAACTTCAGAGAGGTAGCAACTCAAATAGCTACAGGATTTGCATCTGGAAG CTGGGATAAACCGATACTGTTAGCATGGGGTATATCGGACAAATATCTACCTCAATCAATAGCTGAAGAATTTAAACAGGGTAACCCTTCAGTTGTGAAGCTTAAATTAATAGAAGGAGCTGGTCATATGCCACAAGAGGACTG GCCTGAAAAAGTTGTTGAAGCTTTGAGAGTATTCTTATGA
- the LOC110784266 gene encoding uncharacterized protein isoform X2: MAAATAWSLLSPPLNLQFPSTRSIHHWSSSRRTANAKIFAKSSDDDDNTPSFNPFGFVTDNPSSKSAIQLPDSPAEDGNVGQMLYRTEDKGKEYGRYIKSGDLIWFVRETGSPDSRRGTIVFLHGAPTQSYSYRVVMSQMSDSGFHCLAPDWIGFGFSDKPYPKYGFDYTEKEFHDELDKLLEVLGVKSPFLLGFLVGSYGLTWALKNPSRISKLVILNSPLTPSSSVPGLFQQLRFPLLGEFTSQNAIIAERFIEAGSPYVLKLDKADVYRLPYLSSSGPGFALLEAARRMNFREVATQIATGFASGSWDKPILLAWGISDKYLPQSIAEEFKQGNPSVVKLKLIEGAGHMPQEDWPEKVVEALRVFL, from the exons ATGGCTGCTGCTACTGCTTGGTCTCTCCTTTCACCTCCACTCAACCTTCAATTCCCTTCTACTAGAAGCATCCACCATTGGAGCTCATCGAGAAGAACAGCTAACGCAAAAATCTTCGCCAAAAGTAGCGACGACGACGATAATACGCCGTCGTTTAATCCGTTTGGCTTCGTCACCGATAATCCGTCCAGCAAAAGCGCCATTCAACTCCCTGATAGTCCCGCCGAGGACGGAAATGTCGGCCAAATGCTTTAT AGAACAGAAGACAAGGGAAAGGAATATGGGCGGTATATTAAATCTGGTGATTTAATATGGTTTGTTAGAGAAACAG GTTCACCTGATAGTAGACGTGGAACCATTGTCTTCCTTCATGGGGCTCCAACACAATCCTATAGCTATCGAGTTGTTATGTCACAG ATGTCTGATTCTGGATTTCACTGCTTGGCACCCGACTGGATAGGCTTTGGTTTCAGTGATAAGCCATATCCAAAATACGGCTTTGACTATACAG AAAAGGAGTTCCATGACGAGTTAGATAAATTACTTGAAGTGCTGGGAGTGAAATCTCCTTTTCTTCTG GGCTTTTTAGTAGGTTCCTATGGATTGACCTGGGCATTGAAAAATCCCAGCAGGATATCTAAACTCGTGATACTGAACAGTCCACTTACACCTTCATCTTCAGTCCCTGGATTGTTTCAACAACTAAG ATTTCCTCTTCTCGGTGAATTCACTAGCCAGAACGCTATTATTGCTGAACGATTTATCGAAGCAGGTAGCCC TTATGTTCTGAAGCTGGACAAGGCTGATGTATACCGGCTACCGTATCTGTCAAGCAGTGGTCCAGGATTTG CCTTGCTTGAAGCTGCAAGAAGAATGAACTTCAGAGAGGTAGCAACTCAAATAGCTACAGGATTTGCATCTGGAAG CTGGGATAAACCGATACTGTTAGCATGGGGTATATCGGACAAATATCTACCTCAATCAATAGCTGAAGAATTTAAACAGGGTAACCCTTCAGTTGTGAAGCTTAAATTAATAGAAGGAGCTGGTCATATGCCACAAGAGGACTG GCCTGAAAAAGTTGTTGAAGCTTTGAGAGTATTCTTATGA
- the LOC110784213 gene encoding uncharacterized protein, producing the protein MLEDPLEDMWLLALVRGSWDSDLGSNLSFNVQHDFRDSQFSHGVQLKQRITIRLVSDFRIYFRSDLGSVTAIQVWRHTSVSVIQDLETVCENFFNIQRKGKSCSKERTAACRRLCYVIAWKYEEIWASKTRTLVSESSLFESTPAAITTDILSSLTLAEKSKSHSFVLLLSIFWRKLGDNKFCLSIHFRSVSDGDIASSSNTIPLAPSRGRKRTRQSVNGLLATSAEAQQRTAYQNSESPDGIYTEPWNFGGPTEVCPKCEAKVWYEERARKDRNSSSPEYSFCCQKGKVRLPLLKDPPEFLKDLLDNNDSRSKIFKEKGRMYNSINAFTSMGGKVDSSINRGNASYVFRLNGQNHHKIGSLLPPEGQQPRFTQLYIYDTQNEVSNRINSLGSVGEKPELDPVIVAGLSKMFDEHNELAKVFRMARERFQESDLQPVKIRLIGTRAKDGRQYNLPTTSEVAALIVGTGDTEKGPRDVIIEDKHFGLKRISELHPSFMAMQYPLLFPYGEDGHRTEIPHTDVEQTGRRVRTTMTMREYYAFRFQQRKKEAKTRFQLGRLNQQQQVDAFTCIQEGRLEWVRGNQKKLRKDVLRGLADAVSRGETTPASVGQRVILPASFTGSPRFMIQNYHDALAICRWAGPPDLFITMTCNPRWPEVRDFLSLIPGQKPEDRPDIIARVFKIKLDELMVDLTKRNICGRTKAAIYTIEFQKRGLPHVHMLLFLQEPDKLRTAADIDRLISAELPDPEEDPVAFEAVVQYMTHGPCGTLNPKCPCMHDGRCTKYYPKDFNDDTIIGEDGYPQYRRRNNGRVAQKNGHTIDNTFIVPYNVDLLVNYQAHINVEVCNKYTCTKYLFKYMNKGPDMALATIQEVTDSGIPGGQQANPEPPRDEIKSYLQCRYVYAAEACWIVFGFPIQYKYPPSSTLKLSPRGRTNMTGSTSFADIRTVNGVEFATFKEACNALGLLEGDSEWHEDLKAASSWAHAPQLRELFATILIFCEVTSPSDLWEKNWDLLSDDVQYRQRKRCVLELEFDSRKSCLCILDLLIILYNEGFIHRLTKRAVTVHVLNNVFTL; encoded by the exons ATGTTAGAAGACCCTTTAGAAGACATGTGGTTGCTAGCATTGGTAAGg GGTTCGTGGGACTCAGATCTCGGTTCCAACCTCTCGTTCAATGTACAACATGATTTCAGAGATTCCCAATTCTCTCATGGTGTTCAG TTGAAACAAAGAATTACAATCCGGCTTGTCTCTGACTTCAGAATCTATTTCAGGTCCGACCTTGGCTCTGTCACTGCTATCCAAGTTTGGAGACATACTTCTGTCAGTGTTATCCAAGATTTGGAGACGGTGTGTGAGAACTTCTTTAACATACAGAG AAAAG GCAAAAGTTGTTCCAAGGAGAGAACTGCAGCTTGTAGGCGTCTGTGCTATGTAATTGCATGGAAGTATGAGGAAATCTGGGCTTCTAAG ACCAGAACATTAGTTTCTGAATCATCACTTTTCGAATCAACTCCAGCAGCCATCACAACAGATATCTTATCTTCTTTAACA CTAGCTGAGAAGTCCAAGTCTCATTCTTTTGTCCTCCTTTTATCAATTTTTTG GCGTAAACTTGGAGACAACAAGTTCTGTTTGTCTATCCACTTCAGAAGTGTCTCAGATGGAG ACATTGCATCCAGCTCAAACACTATACCACTTGCTCCAAGTCGTGGAAGAAAACGGACCCGTCAAAGTGTGAATGGACTACTGGCCACATCAGCGGAGGCACAACAAAGGACCGCATATCAAAACTCAGAATCACCCGATG GAATATACACCGAACCCTGGAATTTTGGTGGGCCAACTGAAGTGTGTCCAAAATGTGAAGCTAAAGTTTGGTATGAGGAACGAGCGAGGAAGGACAGAAATAGTAGTTCACCTGAATACAGTTTTTGCTGTCAAAAGGGCAAGGTCAGGTTACCTCTATTGAAAGACCCACCAGAATTTTTGAAGGATCTCTTGGACAATAATGATAGTAGATCGAAGATTTTCAAGGAAAAAGGAAGGATGTACAACTCCATAAATGCTTTCACTTCAATGGGAGGGAAGGTAGACAGCAGTATCAATCGGGGAAATGCTTCGTATGTGTTTAGATTAAATGGGCAGAACCACCACAAGATTGGGTCATTGCTTCCGCCAGAAGGGCAACAACCAAGGTTCACCCAGCTTTATATTTATGACACACAGAACGAAGTATCTAACCGGATAAACAGTCTCGGAAGTGTGGGAGAGAAACCAGAACTAGACCCTGTAATTGTAGCAGGATTATCAAAGATGTTTGATGAGCATAATGAACTGGCAAAAGTATTCAGAATGGCTAGGGAAAGGTTCCAGGAGTCTGATTTACAACCTGTGAAGATTCGCTTGATCGGAACAAGAGCAAAAGATGGAAGACAATACAACCTCCCTACGACTTCAGAGGTTGCGGCTTTGATAGTGGGTACAGGTGATACAGAAAAAGGGCCTAGGGATGTCATTATCGAGGACAAACACTTTGGTCTGAAAAGGATATCCGAGCTTCACCCAAGTTTCATGGCAATGCAATATCCACTTCTTTTTCCATATGGAGAAGATGGGCATAGGACAGAAATCCCCCACACTGATGTGGAACAAACGGGGAGAAGGGTAAGAACTACAATGACTATGAGAGAATACTACGCATTTCGCTTTCAACAGAGAAAGAAGGAGGCAAAAACAAGATTCCAATTGGGGAGACtaaaccaacaacaacaagttgATGCCTTCACATGCATCCAAGAAGGTAGATTAGAATGGGTAAGAGGAAACCAAAAAAAGCTTCGCAAAGATGTGCTACGTGGATTGGCGGATGCTGTTTCTCGAGGAGAAACAACTCCTGCATCTGTAGGACAACGTGTCATACTACCTGCATCCTTCACGGGAAGTCCGAGATTCATGATTCAAAACTATCACGACGCCCTAGCTATTTGCAGATGGGCTGGCCCTCCAGATTTGTTCATCACTATGACATGTAATCCGAGATGGCCAGAGGTCAGGgatttcttatccttgattcCCGGTCAAAAACCAGAAGACCGACCTGATATTATCGCTCGAGTTTTCAAGATAAAGCTTGATGAACTGATGGTGGACCTCACCAAAAGAAATATTTGCGGCCGCACTAAAGCAG CAATATACACAATCGAGTTCCAAAAACGAGGCCTCCCACATGTTCATATGTTGTTGTTTTTGCAAGAACCGGACAAACTACGGACTGCAGCGGACATCGATCGACTAATTTCAGCAGAATTACCAGACCCGGAAGAGGACCCAGTTGCATTCGAGGCGGTAGTCCAATACATGACTCATGGACCGTGTGGTACGTTGAACCCAAAATGTCCATGTATGCATGATGGGCGTTGTACAAAGTACTATCCTAAAGACTTCAACGACGACACAATCATTGGAGAAGACGGTTACCCACAATACAGAAGAAGAAACAATGGTCGGGTAGCACAAAAGAATGGCCACACAATTGATAATACCTTCATTGTGCCATACAATGTGGACTTGCTGGTGAATTATCAAGCACACATCAACGTCGAAGTATGCAACAAATACACATGTACCAAATACCTGTTCAAGTACATGAACAAGGGTCCAGATATGGCACTAGCAACAATTCAAGAAGTCACAGATAGTGGAATACCAGGAGGACAACAAGCCAATCCTGAACCCCCAAGAGACGAGATAAAATCGTACTTGCAATGCAGATATGTATATGCTGCAGAAGCATGCTGGATAGTATTTGGCTTCCCAATACAATATAAATATCCCCCCAGTTCAACGCTTAAGTTGTCACCTAGAGGAAGAACAAATA TGACAGGATCAACAAGCTTTGCAGATATAAGAACAGTAAATGGCGTAGAATTTGCCACATTCAAGGAAGCTTGCAATGCTTTAGGGCTTCTAGAAGGAGATAGTGAATGGCATGAAGATCTAAAGGCTGCGTCATCTTGGGCTCATGCCCCACAACTTAGAGAGTTGTTCGCCACAATCTTAATCTTCTGTGAAGTAACAAGTCCCAGTGACCTATGGGAGAAAAATTGGGATCTACTATCAGATGATGTCCAATACCGGCAACGCAAGAG GTGTGTGTTGGAGCTCGAGTTTGATTCAAGGAAGTCATGTTTGTGCAtattggatttgttaattatactTTATAATGAAGGTTTTATTCATCG CTTGACAAAGCGGGCTGTTACAGTTCATGTGTTGAATAACGTCTTCACTTTGTAA